Proteins from one Syntrophus gentianae genomic window:
- the carB gene encoding carbamoyl-phosphate synthase large subunit encodes MPKRDDLKKIMIIGSGPIVIGQACEFDYSGTQACKALRKLGYEIVLVNSNPATIMTDPGMADVTYIEPLNVQSMIEIIENEKPDAILPNLGGQTGLNLTAELAKLGILEKYGVQVIGVQVDAIERGEDRIAFKETMTRLGIDMPKSEPAYTVEDAEKIAAELGYPVVIRPAYTMGGTGGGLVYNSEELRTVASRGISASRVGQILVEESVLGWEELELEVVRDEKNQMITVCFIENVDAMGVHTGDSYCTAPMLTIAPELQERLQKYSYAIVEAIQVIGGTNIQFAHNPETGRVVIIEINPRTSRSSALASKATGFPIALVSSLLAGGLTLDEIPYWREGTLEKYTPWGDYVVVKFSRWDFEKFKGAEDKLGTQMRAVGEVMSIGKNYKEALQKAIRSLEKGRYGLGFVKDFHERSLDDLLERLSEPSSERQFIMYEAIRKGADLDLLHTKTHIKRWFLGQMKELVDLEEKVLQYKGKTLPDDLLITAKKDGFADRYLAQILGVPEPEIRRQRTALGVVEAWEPVPVSGVENAAYYYSTYNAPDKVAVSDRKKIMVLGGGPNRIGQGIEFDYCCVHAAFAIRDAGYESIMVNCNPETVSTDYDTSDKLYFEPLTVEDVLSIYEKEKPEGVIAQFGGQTPLNIAGELEKAGVRIIGTSPETIDLAEDRDRFRKMMRKLGIPMPESGMASNLEEALVVANRIGYPLMVRPSYVLGGRGMEIVHDEEMLKRYVAAAVGVTPERPILIDKFLENAIEAEADAISDGTDAFVPAVMEHIELAGIHSGDSACVIPPISIAPKHLETINEYTRTIAIEFKVVGLMNIQYAIADDVVYILEANPRASRTVPLVSKICNISMARIATQVMLGKKLSELDLSTRTIPHFGVKEAVFPFNMFQEVDPVLGPEMRSTGEVLGLAGSFGLAFFKAEEAAQAVLPGEGTVLLTVEPKDKGGILSVAKKFQELGFRLIATKGTQQYLEEHGIAAQAILKMHEGRPNIVDSIKNGEIQLIINSPSGRTSAYDDSYIRKAAIKYRIPYITTIAAAAAAVKGIAAFRQGHGRAKSLQSYHNDIK; translated from the coding sequence ATGCCGAAACGCGACGATCTCAAAAAAATCATGATTATCGGTTCCGGGCCTATCGTCATCGGACAGGCCTGTGAATTTGACTATTCCGGCACCCAGGCCTGCAAGGCCCTGCGGAAACTCGGTTACGAAATTGTCCTGGTCAACTCCAATCCGGCCACAATCATGACGGACCCCGGAATGGCCGATGTCACCTACATCGAGCCCCTGAACGTCCAGTCCATGATTGAAATCATCGAAAATGAAAAACCCGACGCCATCCTCCCCAACCTCGGAGGGCAGACGGGATTGAACCTGACGGCGGAACTGGCCAAGCTGGGAATCCTGGAAAAATACGGCGTCCAGGTTATCGGTGTTCAGGTGGATGCCATCGAGCGGGGCGAGGACCGGATCGCCTTCAAGGAAACCATGACCCGCCTGGGCATTGACATGCCGAAGAGTGAACCGGCCTATACCGTGGAGGATGCGGAAAAAATCGCCGCCGAACTCGGCTATCCCGTCGTTATCCGCCCGGCTTATACCATGGGCGGCACGGGGGGCGGCCTCGTCTATAATTCGGAAGAACTCCGGACCGTGGCCAGCCGCGGCATCTCGGCCAGCCGGGTAGGTCAGATCCTCGTTGAAGAGTCCGTTCTCGGCTGGGAGGAACTGGAACTGGAAGTCGTCCGCGACGAGAAGAACCAGATGATCACCGTCTGCTTCATCGAGAATGTCGACGCCATGGGCGTCCATACGGGAGATTCCTACTGCACGGCCCCCATGCTCACCATCGCCCCGGAACTCCAGGAGCGCCTCCAGAAATACTCCTATGCCATTGTGGAGGCCATCCAGGTCATCGGCGGGACGAACATCCAGTTCGCCCACAATCCGGAAACGGGCAGGGTCGTCATCATCGAGATCAATCCCCGGACTTCCCGGTCTTCCGCCCTGGCCTCAAAGGCCACGGGGTTCCCCATCGCCCTGGTCTCCTCCCTGCTCGCGGGCGGACTGACCCTCGACGAGATCCCCTACTGGCGGGAAGGAACCCTGGAGAAGTACACCCCCTGGGGCGATTATGTCGTGGTCAAGTTTTCCCGGTGGGACTTCGAGAAGTTCAAGGGCGCCGAGGACAAACTGGGCACCCAGATGCGCGCCGTGGGCGAGGTCATGAGCATCGGCAAGAATTACAAGGAGGCCCTCCAGAAGGCGATCCGCTCCCTGGAGAAGGGGCGCTACGGCCTCGGCTTCGTCAAGGACTTTCATGAAAGGAGTCTCGACGATCTGCTGGAGCGGCTCTCCGAACCTTCCAGCGAACGGCAGTTCATCATGTACGAGGCGATCCGCAAAGGCGCGGATCTCGATCTGCTTCATACCAAGACCCACATCAAACGCTGGTTTCTCGGACAGATGAAGGAACTGGTGGATCTCGAAGAAAAAGTTCTGCAATACAAAGGGAAAACCCTGCCCGATGATCTGCTGATCACGGCGAAGAAGGACGGCTTTGCGGACCGCTATCTTGCGCAGATCCTCGGCGTTCCGGAACCGGAGATCCGCAGGCAGCGAACCGCCCTGGGCGTCGTCGAGGCCTGGGAGCCCGTTCCCGTCAGCGGCGTGGAGAACGCGGCCTACTACTACTCCACCTACAACGCCCCGGACAAAGTGGCGGTCAGCGACAGGAAGAAGATCATGGTTCTGGGCGGCGGCCCCAACCGCATCGGCCAGGGCATCGAATTCGACTACTGCTGCGTCCATGCGGCCTTCGCCATCCGGGACGCTGGTTACGAGTCCATCATGGTGAACTGCAACCCCGAAACCGTCTCGACGGATTACGACACCTCCGATAAACTCTATTTCGAACCCCTCACGGTGGAGGATGTTCTGAGCATCTACGAGAAGGAAAAACCGGAAGGGGTCATCGCCCAGTTCGGCGGCCAGACACCGCTGAACATCGCCGGAGAGCTGGAAAAGGCGGGGGTGCGGATCATCGGGACCTCGCCGGAAACCATCGACCTCGCCGAGGACCGGGATCGCTTCCGGAAGATGATGCGCAAGCTGGGAATCCCCATGCCGGAATCGGGAATGGCCAGCAATCTGGAGGAAGCCCTGGTTGTTGCCAACCGGATCGGCTACCCCCTCATGGTCCGTCCTTCCTACGTCCTGGGAGGCAGGGGCATGGAAATCGTCCATGACGAGGAGATGCTGAAGCGCTACGTGGCCGCGGCGGTGGGCGTCACGCCGGAGAGGCCCATCCTCATCGACAAGTTCCTGGAAAACGCCATCGAGGCCGAGGCCGACGCCATCTCCGATGGTACGGACGCCTTCGTCCCCGCCGTGATGGAACACATCGAGCTGGCAGGCATCCATTCCGGCGATTCCGCCTGTGTCATTCCGCCGATCAGCATCGCTCCCAAACATCTCGAAACGATCAACGAGTATACCCGGACCATCGCCATCGAATTCAAGGTGGTGGGCCTCATGAACATCCAGTACGCCATCGCCGACGATGTCGTCTACATCCTGGAAGCCAACCCCCGGGCCTCCCGGACCGTGCCCCTGGTCTCCAAGATCTGCAACATCTCCATGGCGCGGATCGCCACCCAGGTCATGCTGGGGAAGAAGCTGTCGGAACTCGACCTGTCCACCCGGACGATTCCCCACTTCGGCGTCAAGGAAGCGGTCTTCCCCTTCAACATGTTCCAGGAGGTCGACCCGGTTCTGGGGCCGGAGATGCGGTCCACCGGCGAGGTCCTCGGTCTGGCAGGCTCTTTCGGTCTGGCCTTCTTCAAGGCGGAGGAAGCGGCCCAGGCGGTTCTCCCCGGAGAAGGGACGGTCCTCCTGACGGTGGAGCCGAAGGACAAAGGCGGGATCCTCAGCGTCGCCAAGAAGTTTCAGGAACTGGGGTTCCGGCTCATCGCCACGAAGGGAACACAGCAGTACCTCGAGGAGCACGGCATCGCCGCCCAGGCGATCCTGAAGATGCACGAGGGACGGCCCAATATCGTCGACAGCATCAAAAACGGAGAAATCCAGCTCATCATCAACTCGCCGAGCGGCCGGACGAGCGCCTATGACGATTCCTACATCCGCAAGGCGGCGATCAAATACAGGATCCCCTATATCACGACGATCGCGGCGGCGGCTGCGGCGGTCAAGGGAATCGCCGCGTTCCGGCAGGGCCATGGCCGGGCGAAGTCGCTACAGAGCTATCACAACGATATTAAATGA